One Cicer arietinum cultivar CDC Frontier isolate Library 1 chromosome 8, Cicar.CDCFrontier_v2.0, whole genome shotgun sequence DNA segment encodes these proteins:
- the LOC101512147 gene encoding phytosulfokines 3 → MSKVATLFFMALFLCYMFTDSARPEPAFQKESLVVTQQQDVEEVDESCEGLKEEECLMRRTLVAHTDYIYTQNHNP, encoded by the exons ATGAGCAAAGTTGCAACCCTATTCTTCATGGCTCTGTTCCTCTGCTACATGTTCACCGACTCTGCACGCCCCGAACCGGCTTTTCAAAAGGAATCTTTGGTAGTAACACAACAACAG GATGTTGAGGAAGTTGATGAAAGCTGTGAAGGCCTCAAAGAGGAAGAATGCTTGATGAGGAGAACGCTTGTTGCTCACACAGACTATATTTATACACAGAACCATAACCCTTAA
- the LOC101512474 gene encoding protein PHLOEM PROTEIN 2-LIKE A10-like, with product MELQLVEKGFDYIRKKKKWAFILGTVGFSSYALYKAYHAPFIARKRNKLSKLLNAFVSVAEAVSESSDTIGIVTKDLNYFLQSDSDQVPNSLNQISKITRSEPFSDSLVSITRAVIVGVLNGYQSVNRTDENQTGSGSDSTGLDRVLDKLFTQAGSGFASVVIGSFARNLVLGFNSDAKAKFSGESNSNSSNCSDASVGNDCNHSDPVPKWVNVVCGEKCGELIGNCVQLFVSTLVTVYLDKTMHINTYDDFFAGLTNPKHETRVREMFVSVCNGAIESLVKTSHQVFTSSNPDDASGSCFNIGETSSPVETSYVESNDVSDEENKSGWVSKVSSTLAVPSNRRLVLDVTGRVTFETVRSFMEFILLTLCDSGRRCAHNVHEAVVEIVRYVAAKFSIVVTICVSLCLHVTDCTWAMVPA from the coding sequence ATGGAACTTCAATTAGTCGAAAAGGGTTTCGATTACATCCGTAAAAAGAAGAAGTGGGCCTTCATCTTAGGTACAGTTGGGTTTAGCAGTTACGCTCTTTACAAGGCTTATCACGCGCCTTTCATAGCGCGTAAGAGAAACAAACTCTCTAAGCTTCTTAATGCGTTTGTTTCTGTAGCAGAAGCCGTTTCCGAATCTTCGGACACCATTGGAATTGTCACCAAAGACTTGAACTATTTTTTACAATCCGATTCCGATCAAGTTCCTAATAGTTTGAATCAAATCTCCAAAATAACCCGGTCTGAACCGTTTTCAGATTCTTTAGTTAGTATCACACGTGCCGTGATAGTCGGAGTCTTGAACGGTTATCAGTCCGTAAACCGGACCGATGAAAATCAAACCGGTTCTGGTTCTGATTCAACTGGTTTGGACCGGGTGCTGGATAAATTGTTTACACAAGCCGGTTCAGGTTTTGCTTCTGTTGTTATTGGAAGCTTTGCTAGGAACCTTGTTCTTGGCTTCAATTCTGATGCCAAAGCTAAATTTAGTGGCGAATCGAATTCAAATAGTTCCAATTGTAGTGATGCAAGTGTTGGAAATGATTGTAACCATTCTGATCCGGTTCCAAAATGGGTTAACGTGGTTTGTGGTGAAAAGTGTGGTGAACTAATTGGGAATTGTGTTCAATTGTTTGTTAGTACATTGGTTACTGTTTATCTTGACAAAACCATGCATATCAATACTTATGATGATTTCTTTGCTGGTTTAACTAATCCAAAACATGAAACTAGAGTTAGAGAAATGTTTGTTTCTGTTTGCAATGGTGCTATTGAGAGTCTTGTTAAAACATCTCACCAGGTTTTTACTAGTTCAAACCCTGATGATGCTTCGGGTTCTTGTTTTAATATTGGAGAAACTTCAAGTCCTGTTGAGACATCATATGTTGAATCAAATGATGTTTCTGACGAGGAGAATAAAAGCGGTTGGGTTAGTAAGGTTTCATCTACGTTGGCAGTTCCTAGCAATAGGAGACTTGTTCTTGATGTGACTGGGAGGGTCACATTTGAGACAGTTAGATCTTTCATGgagtttattttgttaacattaTGTGATTCTGGGAGAAGATGTGCTCATAATGTTCATGAAGCTGTGGTTGAGATTGTGAGATATGTTGCAGCTAAATTCTCTATTGTTGTTACAATATGTGTCTCATTGTGCCTGCATGTAACGGATTGCACTTGGGCTATGGTTCCTGCTTAA
- the LOC101513334 gene encoding ACT domain-containing protein ACR1, translating to MEMVFHSRIDREIETLIETIHPPKPRVCIDNDSCKDCTVVKVDSANKYGILLEMVQVLTDLDLIISKSYISSDGGWFMDVFHVTDQAGKKLTDNNLMLQIEKELGATRAKGDIITDDVTEDDSYEESQSKYSKQIVSTEDTALEMSVMDRPGLLSEISAVLLELGCNIISATAWTHNKRAACILYVEEASKPGPIKDPKRLAQVKEQLESVVEARGDKGERKSVRLRNFADGRTHTERRLHQLMYADRDYEGCHACHGDSSGEHRNGCDGTHVTISRCEDRGYWVVNVTSRDRPKLLFDTVCVLRDMQYVVFHAAISSKKSIANQEYYIRHKVDSSALRTESERKKLILCIIAAIARRVSHGLRVDICTENKMGLLSKVTRVIRENGLSIPRVEIGTRGENVVGTFFVTDSSGQEVNPNIAELLRQECGGSVDVDIDHKMSPHILSRSSSSLSISENSNIVEDRPRLSIGNMLWSHIGRISSNFGPTRS from the exons atggaAATGGTTTTTCATTCTCGTATCGATAGAGAGATTGAAACGCTTATAGAAACAATACATCCTCCCAAACCAAG GGTTTGTATAGATAATGATTCTTGTAAAGACTGTACTGTTGTGAAG GTGGATAGTGCAAACAAGTATGGGATATTATTGGAGATGGTACAGGTGTTGACAGATCTTGACCTAATCATTTCAAAGTCATACATTTCTTCTGATGGTGGATGGTTCATGGATG TGTTCCACGTCACTGATCAAGCTGGCAAGAAGTTAACAGACAATAATCTCATGCTTCAAATTGAGAAG GAACTGGGAGCAACCAGAGCAAAAGGGGACATTATAACGGATGATGTAACAGAAGATGATAGCTACGAGGAATCACAGTCAAAATACTCAAAACAAATTGTGTCAACAGAAGACACAGCTTTGGAGATGAGTGTTATGGACCGACCAGGCCTTCTATCAGAAATATCAGCAGTTTTATTAGAATTGGGCTGCAACATCATCTCAGCAACAGCATGGACCCACAACAAAAGAGCTGCCTGCATACTCTACGTAGAAGAGGCATCCAAACCCGGGCCCATTAAAGACCCAAAACGGTTGGCCCAAGTAAAGGAACAACTGGAAAGCGTAGTTGAGGCCCGTGGAGACAAGGGAGAGAGGAAGAGTGTAAGGTTGAGAAACTTCGCCGACGGGCGCACGCACACTGAAAGACGGCTTCACCAGCTAATGTACGCCGATAGGGATTATGAAGGCTGTCATGCCTGTCATGGAGACAGTAGCGGAGAGCACAGAAATGGGTGTGATGGGACTCATGTGACTATTAGTAGATGCGAGGATAGAGGGTATTGGGTGGTGAATGTGACGAGTAGAGACCGTCCTAAATTGTTGTTTGATACGGTCTGTGTGCTAAGGGACATGCAGTATGTAGTGTTTCACGCCGCTATTAGTTCCAAGAAATCCATAGCCAATCAG GAGTACTATATAAGGCACAAAGTGGATAGTTCAGCTCTCCGCACAGAAAGCGAGAGGAAAAAGCTTATTTTATGCATAATAGCTGCTATAGCGCGCAGAGTCTCGCAT GGTTTAAGGGTTGATATTTGCACCGAAAATAAAATGGGTTTACTATCGAAAGTGACCCGTGTGATTCGTGAAAATGGACTATCAATACCAAGGGTTGAGATTGGAACACGAGGAGAGAATGTGGTGGGGACATTCTTTGTGACGGATTCTTCAGGTCAAGAAGTTAACCCAAATATAGCAGAATTGTTAAGACAAGAGTGTGGTGGATCAGTTGATGTAGATATTGATCACAAGATGTCGCCTCATATTTTATCTCGATCATCATCGTCGTTGAGTATAAGTGAAAACAGTAATATTGTTGAGGATAGGCCAAGACTTTCAATTGGAAACATGCTTTGGTCTCACATAGGTCGGATTTCAAGCAATTTTGGCCCCACTAGATCCTGA
- the LOC101512792 gene encoding uncharacterized protein, translating into MSWLARTIANSLKLDEEDEEEGNPHNSNNDDVNLKSPSNKSESKSTQPDSNSQSESPSASTHSPTARGVKEDISELTKSLSRQFWGVASFLAPPPDPDHDHDPRTHDSDPNPADEDVIAGIRSDFAEISGKFKSGISKLSGNKTVSEFTKIASSFLQIGSEEEYDLDGVVGVTEEVVAFARNLAMHPETWLDFPLPDDPDSDDFDLSDAQQEHALAVEHLAPSLAALRMELCPGYMSDGCFWKIYFVLLHPKLSKDDAVILSTPQIMEARAMLTQALNKRTKEKIDPDLSARSSIPSKEEEQEQHLFVPSNVQLEPVPLKTAAVEEAPSVVVSDVETEKHPVHPVQSDVTQTSEKYVVKEAPINPSTEQSSSGSTNRFSDEAYEDDADDWLKEEDTSEMVGPSGTSIHTGDEEDVSFSDLEEEDGDVDANYKKTRSGSDSSTKDSRDWVQLGRSSPNSDKDINSMESRHAGSEHSSARNSSVTKDSNDWLNVDDIDVI; encoded by the exons ATGTCATGGTTAGCAAGAACAATCGCAAATTCTCTCAAACTCGACGAAGAAGACGAAGAAGAAGGAAACCCTCACAACAGCAACAATGATGATGTTAACCTAAAATCCCCTTCCAATAAATCCGAATCAAAATCCACTCAACCCGATTCAAATTCACAATCTGAATCTCCATCTGCATCAACTCACAGTCCCACCGCGCGTGGCGTCAAAGAGGATATCTCCGAGCTCACCAAATCCCTTTCCCGCCAATTTTGGGGCGTCGCTTCATTCCTCGCTCCTCCTCCCGATCCCGATCACGATCACGATCCTCGAACTCACGACTCCGATCCTAATCCCGCCGATGAAGACGTTATCGCTGGAATCCGAAGCGATTTCGCTGAAATTAGTGGAAAATTCAAGAGCGGGATCTCAAAGCTTTCCGGTAACAAAACCGTATCTGAATTCACCAAGATCGCTTCCAGTTTCCTTCAAATCGGATCCGAAGAGGAATACGATCTCGACGGTGTGGTTGGAGTTACGGAGGAGGTTGTCGCCTTTGCCAGAAACCTAGCGATGCATCCAGAAACTTGGCTCGATTTTCCACTTCCCGATGATCCTGATTCTGATG ATTTTGATTTGTCTGATGCACAACAAGAACATGCTTTGGCTGTTGAACATCTTGCTCCAAGTTTAGCTGCTCTTAGAATGGAGCTTTGTCCTGGATATATGAGTGATGGTTGCTTTTGGAAGATTTACTTTGTACTACTGCACCCTAAACTCAGCAAAGATGATGCTGTTATTTTATCAACTCCACAA ATAATGGAAGCTAGAGCAATGTTAACTCAGGCATTAAACAAAAGAACCAAGGAAAAGATAGATCCAGACTTATCTGCGAGAAGCAGCATCCCTTCAAAAGAGGAGGAACAAGAGCAACATCTTTTCGTGCCAAGCAATGTTCAACTTGAACCAGTACCTCTTAAGACCGCTGCTGTTGAAGAAGCCCCATCTGTGGTTGTGTCTGATGTAGAGACAGAGAAACATCCTGTGCACCCTGTTCAAAGTGATGTAACTCAAACTAGTGAAAAGTATGTGGTTAAAGAAGCTCCAATTAATCCCTCTACAGAACAATCATCATCTGGTTCAACAAATCGATTTTCAGATGAAGCATATGAGGATGATGCCGATGACTGGTTGAAAGAAGAGGATACTTCTGAAATGGTTGGTCCCAGTGGAACTTCCATTCATACTGGTGATGAAGAGGATGTCTCATTCAGTGATCTTGAGGAGGAGGATGGTGATGTAGAtgcaaattataaaaaaactagATCAGGTTCTGATTCTTCCACAAAAGACTCTCGAGATTGGGTTCAGTTGGGTAGAAGTTCACCTAACTCTGATAAGGATATAAACTCTATGGAAAGCAGACATGCAGGCTCTGAGCATTCAAGTGCTCGTAATTCTTCTGTGACCAAGGATTCCAATGATTGGCTTAATGTTGATGACATTGATGTAATTTGA